Below is a genomic region from Triticum dicoccoides isolate Atlit2015 ecotype Zavitan chromosome 5A, WEW_v2.0, whole genome shotgun sequence.
GTGAGACCCTGGGCATCAGCTCCTGCACTGCACCACAGGACCTGAACTTGGTCCAGGAGCAAGGTGCTATCGAGTATCTGAATATGATTCCAACCATTTCCCATGATTTGTTCGGGAACGGCGAGTCAAGCTGCCAGGGTCTCAACTCGGTCAGTGCTACTAACAAGAGAAAGCACTCGGTGGAAGAAGAAATCGAGGGCCAAGCAAGAGTAAGTCCTGAGGATGACTGATCATTCTGTTCACCGGCTATGTCTTTTAGAAAGATACGTTCATGCTGTTAGTGTGAATACTGACTCTAATTGATTAATTGCAGGGTCGGAAATGCGCAAGGAAGGCTGCACCGAAGCGAGCAAAGAATGCCAAGCAAACCGAAGCGAGCTGCTGCACCTCTGACAATGACTCGAATGCTTCTCAAGAGTCTGCGGATGCTGGTGTTACTCCAAAAGGCAAGGCCCGGGCTGGACGCGGGGCGGCAACCGATCCCCAGAGCCTCTATGCAAGGGTACTGCCAATAATCATCTCTTTCGCATCTGAAGGAATTATCTTTTGCAACTGAATGTGAAGTACTAATTCTCTGTTCTTTGCTTGAGCAGAAAAGGAGGGAAAGGATCAACGAGAGGCTGAAGACACTGCAGACCCTTGTGCCCAATGGAACCAAAGTATGCTTCTGAACATTCATGCTACTGGTAGCCTACATGAATAAAAATGCTAAGATCCAATGGCTAAATCAACAATGTTTTTGTATTGATCTTGCAGGTAGATATGAGCACCATGCTTGAAGAGGCAGTCCAGTATGTCAAATTCCTG
It encodes:
- the LOC119297025 gene encoding transcription factor RSL3-like codes for the protein MEAGGLISEAGWTMFDFPPQGEESDIIAQLLGTFPSHGEDAQQDLPWYQASHPSFYDTDLNTSACSDSNDGSFAVPSECMGYYLGDSSETLGISSCTAPQDLNLVQEQGAIEYLNMIPTISHDLFGNGESSCQGLNSVSATNKRKHSVEEEIEGQARGRKCARKAAPKRAKNAKQTEASCCTSDNDSNASQESADAGVTPKGKARAGRGAATDPQSLYARKRRERINERLKTLQTLVPNGTKVDMSTMLEEAVQYVKFLQLQIKVLSSDEMWMYAPIAYNGMNIGLDLNM